The following proteins are encoded in a genomic region of Desulfosporosinus youngiae DSM 17734:
- the recG gene encoding ATP-dependent DNA helicase RecG — MKHSQVQIVLSNFQRALLAEEKQGFTNAGVLGGFNIFLRGILPRLEQLFPGKDLDLLRELAQNYSAFSPLRRREAFSEIRRFMQEINLEAQDIFTRSGSITDAQKSPKQQEGSDRNLDQIDNRHSFQEHKEALNSKRPKSKDHSSRTRPLQYLKGVGPERAKQLEQLGIHTIQDLLQYYPRRYEDRRKRMIAELKDGELATIEGKVVAGHVTSGKMKVIKLSIEQAGRLIQATWFNQTFVLKQYPVGTQVVITGKVRWQQQIPEILATDIEKASTNLPANDCEFSSQTILPIYSETARLSTKVIRNLIQGIIGQVEGEFPEILPPEVLRGWMDRPSAHREIHFPRNYANLRLARDRLVWEEVLFLQLAVAGLRQGMVRLGSPSLLGGEELIQSFYRGLPFQLTKAQQRVIQEIFQDMAKPQGMARLVQGDVGSGKTAVAMAALLRAVGSGYQGAMMAPTEILALQHYQSLEKVFTPLGITVVCLLGSQSKGLRESALAMIAEGQAQVVVGTHALIQEGVVFKALGLAVTDEQHRFGVRQRTMLQGKGKNPHVLVLTATPIPRTLALTLYGDLQLSVLDEMPAGRKPIITRKLTERTRPKMEKFLDEQINLGRQIYVVCPLVDESETLDIISATQRASDLQVRFPNHRVALLHGKMKGPEKEGIMKAFNGGDIDILVATTVVEVGVNVPNASVMVIESAERFGLAQLHQLRGRVGRGSEQSYCFLMTGNANSRRLDILCQTEDGFKIAEEDMRLRGTGELLGTRQHGLAELRLADLSRDGQLVEKAYQTAQEALRNPEKYELLWKEVQKRFPPERIGVN; from the coding sequence ATGAAGCATTCTCAGGTCCAAATAGTTTTAAGCAATTTTCAGCGGGCTCTTTTAGCGGAAGAGAAACAGGGATTTACGAATGCGGGGGTATTAGGAGGATTCAATATCTTTTTGCGAGGGATTCTTCCCCGGTTGGAACAGCTTTTTCCGGGTAAGGATCTGGATTTGCTGAGAGAACTGGCTCAGAACTATTCTGCCTTCAGCCCCCTTCGCCGCAGAGAAGCCTTTTCGGAAATTCGCCGCTTTATGCAGGAAATTAATCTTGAAGCACAGGACATCTTCACCCGGAGCGGATCAATAACAGACGCTCAAAAAAGTCCGAAGCAACAAGAGGGATCGGATAGAAACTTAGATCAAATAGATAACCGTCATAGTTTCCAAGAACACAAAGAGGCGCTAAATTCCAAACGTCCCAAAAGCAAAGATCATTCTTCGCGGACCAGGCCTTTGCAATACCTTAAAGGGGTTGGGCCGGAAAGAGCCAAACAGCTTGAACAGCTTGGAATCCATACTATTCAAGACTTGCTGCAATATTATCCTCGCCGCTATGAAGATCGCCGCAAGCGAATGATAGCAGAGTTGAAAGACGGAGAACTGGCAACCATCGAAGGCAAAGTAGTAGCAGGGCATGTGACCAGTGGTAAAATGAAAGTGATCAAGTTGAGCATTGAACAAGCCGGTCGCTTAATCCAGGCTACTTGGTTTAACCAAACCTTTGTTCTCAAACAATATCCAGTCGGAACACAAGTCGTCATTACCGGTAAGGTTCGCTGGCAGCAGCAGATTCCTGAAATTTTAGCGACAGATATTGAAAAAGCAAGTACAAATTTGCCGGCTAATGACTGTGAATTTAGCAGCCAAACGATTTTGCCGATTTATTCAGAAACAGCACGCTTATCTACAAAAGTAATACGCAATTTAATCCAAGGTATTATAGGACAGGTGGAGGGAGAGTTTCCGGAGATCTTGCCGCCGGAGGTTTTGAGAGGATGGATGGATCGTCCCAGTGCTCATCGGGAGATCCATTTTCCCAGGAACTATGCCAATCTTAGGTTAGCGAGGGATCGATTGGTTTGGGAAGAAGTTCTCTTTTTGCAATTAGCAGTTGCCGGACTACGCCAGGGAATGGTGCGGCTTGGCAGTCCTTCTCTGTTGGGCGGGGAGGAGCTGATCCAGAGTTTTTACAGGGGTCTGCCGTTTCAATTAACTAAGGCTCAGCAACGAGTGATTCAAGAAATATTTCAGGATATGGCTAAACCGCAAGGAATGGCCCGCTTGGTCCAGGGGGACGTGGGATCAGGTAAAACTGCGGTTGCCATGGCTGCTCTGCTGCGGGCAGTTGGCTCAGGTTACCAAGGTGCTATGATGGCACCTACGGAAATTTTAGCATTACAGCATTATCAATCTCTTGAGAAAGTGTTCACTCCTCTGGGAATTACGGTCGTTTGTTTATTGGGCAGTCAGAGTAAAGGCCTGCGGGAGAGTGCCTTAGCGATGATTGCAGAGGGACAGGCTCAGGTTGTTGTAGGAACCCATGCCTTGATTCAGGAAGGGGTGGTGTTTAAAGCATTGGGCCTTGCGGTGACGGATGAGCAGCATCGCTTTGGTGTGCGTCAGCGAACCATGCTGCAAGGCAAGGGAAAGAACCCTCATGTTTTGGTTCTCACGGCTACCCCCATTCCACGAACCCTGGCGTTAACCCTTTACGGAGATTTGCAGCTCTCTGTTCTTGATGAAATGCCGGCAGGGCGAAAACCAATCATCACCCGCAAATTGACAGAACGTACTCGCCCGAAAATGGAAAAATTCCTAGACGAGCAAATCAATCTAGGCAGGCAGATTTACGTTGTCTGCCCATTAGTTGATGAATCAGAAACCTTGGATATCATCTCTGCGACTCAGCGGGCGTCTGACTTGCAAGTGAGATTTCCCAACCATCGTGTCGCCCTTTTGCACGGAAAAATGAAGGGCCCGGAAAAAGAAGGGATTATGAAGGCTTTTAATGGGGGAGATATCGATATTCTGGTTGCCACGACTGTGGTGGAAGTCGGGGTGAACGTTCCCAATGCTTCAGTTATGGTGATTGAATCGGCAGAGCGCTTCGGTCTTGCCCAATTACATCAATTAAGAGGACGAGTAGGGCGGGGGAGTGAGCAATCTTACTGTTTTTTGATGACAGGAAACGCCAATAGCAGACGCTTGGACATTTTGTGTCAAACGGAGGATGGCTTTAAAATTGCGGAAGAGGATATGCGCCTGCGCGGGACAGGGGAGTTATTAGGAACCAGGCAGCATGGTTTAGCTGAATTACGTCTTGCGGACCTCTCCCGGGACGGGCAGCTTGTTGAAAAGGCCTATCAGACGGCCCAGGAAGCGTTGCGAAATCCGGAGAAGTATGAATTGCTTTGGAAAGAAGTACAGAAGAGATTTCCACCGGAGAGGATTGGGGTAAATTAG
- the sdaAA gene encoding L-serine ammonia-lyase, iron-sulfur-dependent, subunit alpha, translating into MRAYEDWVILAEANELKLSEVVLQDQMEELEQTEEALFERMRANLKVMRESVEAGLIGKRRSLSGLVGGDAAKVESHRKMGASLAGEIMSGVIAKALAVAEINACMGKIVAAPTAGSCGVLPAVLLTVEENHQVSERDLLLALFTAAGLGMILAERASVSGAEGGCQAEIGSAAAMAAAAAVELAGGSPRQTADAAAIAMKSMLGLVCDPVGGLVEVPCVKRNATAATIALSAAEMALSGVKSVIPIDEVIDTMGQIGKQMPCTLKETAQGGLAVSSTGRRIQADFL; encoded by the coding sequence ATGCGCGCCTATGAAGATTGGGTTATTCTGGCTGAAGCAAACGAACTGAAGCTCAGTGAAGTCGTACTGCAAGATCAAATGGAAGAGCTGGAACAGACTGAGGAAGCACTGTTCGAACGAATGAGGGCGAACTTAAAGGTGATGAGAGAGTCTGTAGAAGCTGGTTTAATCGGAAAACGACGTTCCTTATCCGGTTTGGTCGGTGGAGACGCGGCTAAAGTTGAGAGTCATCGAAAAATGGGGGCCAGCTTGGCCGGCGAAATAATGAGTGGTGTTATCGCTAAGGCGCTTGCGGTGGCCGAGATTAACGCCTGTATGGGTAAAATTGTGGCTGCGCCGACGGCTGGTTCCTGTGGGGTACTGCCTGCGGTATTATTGACCGTTGAAGAGAATCATCAAGTTTCAGAACGGGACCTTCTGCTTGCGCTTTTTACAGCTGCAGGATTAGGGATGATTCTTGCGGAACGGGCCAGCGTTTCTGGTGCTGAAGGTGGATGTCAGGCGGAAATTGGCTCAGCAGCGGCAATGGCGGCTGCTGCGGCCGTGGAATTGGCTGGAGGATCGCCGAGGCAGACGGCTGATGCTGCCGCGATTGCCATGAAATCAATGCTCGGTTTAGTCTGTGATCCTGTAGGCGGGCTTGTCGAGGTGCCCTGTGTTAAACGAAATGCAACTGCGGCAACCATTGCTTTGTCGGCGGCCGAAATGGCGCTTTCCGGAGTGAAGAGTGTGATCCCGATCGATGAGGTTATTGATACAATGGGCCAGATTGGGAAACAAATGCCGTGTACTCTGAAAGAAACTGCCCAAGGTGGTCTGGCTGTTAGCTCAACGGGACGACGAATCCAGGCTGATTTTCTATGA
- the sdaAB gene encoding L-serine ammonia-lyase, iron-sulfur-dependent subunit beta translates to MGKSNVFDLLGPIMVGPSSSHTAGAVRLGGMARKILGEEPVKGTISLHGSFAKTGKGHGTDLALLAGLLGMFPDDERIPDAPKLAKEQGLSIDYESVDLGEVHPNTVKFDLVGKSGGRAQVIGSSTGGGTIVIHKINDFEVEIRGDYPTLVILHQDLPGLVAQVTLLLATAQINIASMRVSREKRGAQALMVLETDQTIDEAVLDLMRKLPRIEQAMAIEPL, encoded by the coding sequence GTGGGAAAGAGTAATGTATTTGATCTTCTGGGGCCGATTATGGTTGGTCCGTCCAGTTCACACACAGCTGGTGCGGTTCGCTTGGGAGGAATGGCCAGAAAGATATTAGGAGAAGAACCTGTTAAAGGAACGATTTCACTGCACGGCTCCTTTGCAAAAACAGGGAAGGGACATGGAACAGATCTGGCATTGCTGGCAGGGCTATTAGGAATGTTTCCTGATGATGAACGGATACCGGATGCTCCTAAACTGGCAAAGGAACAGGGACTAAGCATTGATTATGAGTCTGTCGATCTCGGTGAGGTTCATCCTAACACCGTAAAGTTTGATTTAGTCGGAAAATCGGGTGGACGTGCTCAGGTAATTGGTTCGTCAACTGGAGGAGGGACCATTGTTATACATAAGATCAATGACTTTGAAGTGGAAATCCGGGGGGATTACCCAACCTTAGTCATCTTGCATCAGGATCTTCCGGGATTGGTGGCTCAAGTGACTCTTCTCCTGGCAACGGCTCAAATCAATATAGCCAGTATGCGGGTTTCACGTGAAAAAAGGGGAGCTCAAGCCCTGATGGTTTTAGAAACAGATCAAACAATTGATGAAGCCGTTCTGGATTTAATGCGAAAACTACCTAGAATTGAGCAAGCGATGGCTATTGAGCCTTTATGA